A region of Jannaschia sp. W003 DNA encodes the following proteins:
- a CDS encoding lipocalin-like domain-containing protein, producing the protein MNARDRDVSHAKHLAAVLTLFALLLAPAAAPAQGFAGLGQGGVGFAMPEPSPRFRFPEDHGAHPEFRIEWWYLTAVLRGEDGRDYGAQWTLFRSALAPEGPQVWMGHFGLTTPDAHLSGERLARGGVGQAGVEPAPFAAWIDDWQLAGPSLDRLALSARTDAAGYDLGLEATGPLVFHGDGGFSAKSASGQASLYYSQPFYEVSGTLHLPGGDVAVEGQGWLDREWSSQPLEGDQEGWDWFSLHLEGGAKLMAFRLRGGTPFTYASWIEPDGTLTPLYDAVILEPLEVAEVEGRDVPVRWRLALPERDLDVTVSAVNPDSWQATLFPYWEGPVTAEGTHAGRGFLEMTGYE; encoded by the coding sequence ATGAACGCTAGGGACCGAGATGTTTCGCATGCGAAACACCTTGCCGCGGTGTTAACGCTCTTCGCCCTCCTCCTCGCTCCCGCCGCCGCGCCCGCGCAGGGCTTCGCCGGGCTGGGGCAGGGGGGCGTGGGCTTCGCCATGCCCGAGCCGTCGCCCCGCTTCCGCTTCCCCGAGGACCATGGCGCGCACCCGGAGTTCCGCATCGAGTGGTGGTACCTGACTGCCGTCCTGCGCGGCGAGGACGGGCGCGACTACGGCGCGCAGTGGACGCTGTTCCGCTCGGCCCTCGCCCCCGAGGGCCCGCAGGTCTGGATGGGCCATTTCGGCCTCACCACCCCCGACGCGCACCTGTCCGGCGAGCGCCTCGCCCGCGGCGGCGTCGGCCAGGCGGGCGTGGAGCCCGCGCCCTTCGCCGCGTGGATCGACGATTGGCAACTTGCGGGGCCGTCGCTGGACCGCCTCGCCTTGTCCGCCCGCACGGACGCGGCGGGCTACGACCTCGGCCTGGAGGCCACCGGCCCGCTGGTGTTCCATGGCGACGGGGGCTTCTCCGCCAAGTCCGCCTCGGGGCAGGCCTCGCTCTACTACTCGCAGCCCTTCTACGAAGTGTCCGGCACCCTGCACCTGCCCGGCGGCGACGTGGCCGTCGAGGGGCAGGGCTGGCTCGACCGCGAGTGGTCGTCGCAGCCCCTCGAGGGTGACCAGGAGGGCTGGGACTGGTTCTCATTGCACCTCGAGGGCGGCGCCAAGCTGATGGCCTTCCGCCTGCGCGGCGGCACGCCCTTCACCTACGCCTCGTGGATCGAGCCCGACGGCACGCTGACGCCCCTCTACGACGCCGTGATCCTGGAGCCGCTGGAGGTGGCCGAGGTCGAGGGCCGGGACGTGCCCGTGCGCTGGCGTCTCGCCCTGCCGGAGCGCGACCTTGACGTGACCGTCTCGGCAGTGAACCCCGACAGCTGGCAGGCCACGTTGTTCCCCTACTGGGAGGGGCCGGTGACGGCGGAGGGCACCCATGCGGGCCGGGGCTTCCTAGAGATGACCGGCTATGAGTGA
- a CDS encoding pyridoxamine 5'-phosphate oxidase family protein produces MSEAGWASLEALEAHLWRRLARAAAEAADPWRFPQIATTGADGPQLRTVGLRRAGGGTLEVHADARTLKVAELRHDPRAQLLFWDAGTQEQLRVSVEMRVEVGDPERWARVPPAGRVNYGTDPAPGTPIDGPEAYARTPECARHAALVGRVRGMDAVWLAPAVHRRAIRNAGGWRWVAP; encoded by the coding sequence ATGAGTGAGGCGGGTTGGGCCTCGTTGGAGGCACTGGAAGCGCACCTCTGGCGCCGCCTCGCCCGCGCCGCCGCGGAGGCCGCCGACCCCTGGCGCTTCCCGCAGATCGCCACGACCGGCGCGGACGGGCCGCAGCTCCGCACCGTGGGCCTGCGCCGGGCCGGGGGCGGCACGCTGGAGGTTCATGCCGACGCGCGCACGCTCAAGGTGGCCGAGCTGCGCCATGACCCCCGCGCGCAGCTCCTGTTCTGGGACGCGGGCACGCAGGAGCAGCTCCGCGTCTCGGTGGAGATGCGGGTGGAGGTCGGCGACCCCGAGCGCTGGGCGCGCGTCCCCCCCGCGGGCCGCGTGAACTACGGCACCGACCCCGCGCCCGGCACGCCGATCGACGGCCCCGAAGCCTACGCGCGGACGCCCGAGTGCGCGCGCCACGCCGCGCTGGTGGGGCGGGTGCGGGGCATGGACGCGGTGTGGCTGGCCCCCGCCGTGCACCGCCGCGCGATCCGGAATGCGGGCGGCTGGCGCTGGGTCGCGCCTTGA
- a CDS encoding transglutaminase family protein, with translation MSTADTRRLAIRHVTTYRYEHPVSGGLQQVRLTPKSRAGQTVLRWDTSVTGGRVETQFEDQHANRVHLVSLDEGATEVVVTAEGEVSVEDRKGVIGAQGGFMPLWAFLRPTDRTRRGPGLLALVRELRGMDDQLGQMHALSAAIREAIPYATGTTDVGMTAEEAMEAATGVCQDHAHVFVAAARLLERPARYVSGYLRMDAREEQEATHAWAEAHVDGLGWVGFDVSNGISPDTRYVRVATGLDYDDAAPIRGIRRGRGGAEMEVALRVADAQTQSQTQQ, from the coding sequence ATGAGCACCGCCGACACACGCCGCCTCGCGATCCGCCACGTCACCACCTACCGCTACGAGCATCCCGTCTCGGGCGGGCTCCAGCAGGTGCGCCTCACCCCCAAGAGCCGCGCGGGCCAGACCGTGCTGCGCTGGGACACCAGCGTCACCGGCGGGCGCGTGGAGACCCAGTTCGAGGACCAGCACGCCAACCGCGTGCACCTCGTGTCGCTCGACGAAGGCGCCACCGAGGTGGTGGTCACCGCCGAGGGCGAGGTCTCGGTCGAGGACCGCAAGGGCGTGATCGGCGCGCAGGGCGGCTTCATGCCGCTCTGGGCCTTCCTGCGCCCCACGGACCGCACCCGGCGCGGGCCGGGCCTGCTCGCGCTCGTGCGCGAGCTGCGCGGCATGGACGACCAGCTCGGGCAGATGCACGCGCTCTCGGCCGCAATCCGCGAGGCCATTCCCTACGCCACGGGGACCACCGACGTCGGCATGACCGCCGAGGAGGCCATGGAGGCCGCCACCGGCGTGTGCCAGGACCACGCCCACGTCTTCGTTGCCGCCGCCCGCCTGCTCGAGCGCCCCGCGCGCTACGTGTCGGGCTACCTGCGCATGGACGCGCGCGAGGAGCAGGAGGCCACCCACGCCTGGGCCGAGGCCCACGTCGACGGGCTGGGCTGGGTCGGCTTCGACGTCAGCAACGGCATCTCGCCCGACACGCGCTACGTGCGCGTGGCCACCGGGCTCGACTACGACGACGCGGCCCCGATCCGCGGCATCCGTCGCGGCCGGGGCGGCGCGGAGATGGAGGTGGCGCTGCGCGTCGCCGACGCGCAGACGCAGTCGCAAACGCAGCAGTAG
- a CDS encoding FtsX-like permease family protein — MAPALRALLGHWRRHPLQLATLVIGLALATGLWTGVQAINAQARSSYAEAADSLAGDTRPRLEGAMTLADFAAARRAGWLVTPVLEARLPGTRLRLLGVDPFTMPPDAAAEPLGDPSLLRDFLAGLVVLGAPDTVAGMEDPSLARAVPGMAPGLVVADIEAAQRFEGTDRVDALVVLPGNREGLPPLEELIPGTRLVRPEGNGGGEIARLTDSFHLNLTAFGLLSFAVGLFIVHAAIGLAFEQRRPLLRTLRAIGLSARSLTLALALELVALTLLGGGLGVVLGYLVAALLLPGVAATLSGLYGATVAGGLTLSPTWWLLGFAMAGAGLALAGGRSLWQLAHLPVLAPAMPRAWAQAKRRTLRWQMAGGLALLLLAALLAAFGTGLVAGFALLGALLLGAALLLPPILVAVLDLGARLARGPVAQWVWADARQQVPGLSLALMALLLALAANIGVGTMVGSFRATFTGWLDQRLAAELYLTAADAAEAQRMLQFLDGRVTALPIVSEEARVAGMPGEVFGIRDHATYRDHWPLLDAAPGAWDRLAAGEGAMVNEQVARREGLWTGDAIDLGRAGTWEIVGVYSDYGNPRGQAYLGASSFFEAFPDAVATRFALRVAPDEAPALADALAEAFALPPDRLVDQASVKRFSLEVFDSTFAVTAALNALTLGVAGFALWASLATLAGMRVPQVAPLWALGLTRRRIALLDVARAAALAALTAVLAIPVGIVLAWALLAVVNVLAFGWLLPLALFPLDWLRLAALALVAATLAAALPALRLWRMPPADLVKVFAHER; from the coding sequence ATCGCCCCGGCCCTGCGCGCCCTGCTCGGACACTGGCGCCGACACCCGCTGCAGCTCGCCACCCTCGTGATCGGCCTCGCCCTCGCCACCGGCCTCTGGACCGGGGTGCAGGCGATCAACGCGCAGGCCCGCAGCTCCTACGCCGAGGCCGCCGACTCGCTGGCCGGCGACACGCGCCCCCGGCTGGAAGGAGCGATGACGCTCGCCGACTTCGCCGCCGCGCGCCGTGCCGGGTGGCTGGTCACCCCGGTGCTGGAGGCGCGCCTTCCGGGCACCCGCCTGCGCCTCCTCGGCGTCGATCCGTTCACCATGCCCCCGGACGCCGCGGCCGAGCCGCTGGGCGACCCGAGCCTCCTGCGCGACTTCCTCGCGGGCCTCGTGGTGCTGGGCGCGCCGGACACCGTGGCCGGCATGGAGGACCCCTCGCTCGCCCGCGCCGTGCCGGGCATGGCGCCGGGTCTCGTGGTGGCCGACATCGAGGCCGCGCAGCGCTTCGAGGGCACGGACCGCGTCGACGCGCTGGTGGTGCTGCCGGGCAACCGCGAGGGCCTTCCCCCCCTGGAGGAGCTGATCCCCGGCACCCGCCTCGTCCGTCCCGAAGGGAACGGCGGCGGCGAGATCGCGCGGCTCACCGACAGCTTCCACCTTAACCTCACCGCCTTCGGCCTGCTCAGCTTCGCAGTGGGGCTCTTCATCGTCCACGCCGCGATCGGCTTGGCCTTCGAGCAGCGCCGCCCGCTGTTGCGGACCTTGCGCGCCATCGGCCTGTCGGCCCGCAGCCTGACGCTCGCCCTCGCCTTGGAGCTCGTCGCCCTCACGCTCCTCGGCGGGGGCCTCGGCGTCGTGCTGGGCTACCTCGTAGCGGCCCTCCTGCTGCCCGGCGTGGCGGCAACGCTCTCGGGCCTCTACGGCGCCACGGTGGCGGGAGGGCTGACGCTCTCTCCCACGTGGTGGCTCTTGGGCTTCGCGATGGCCGGGGCGGGGCTGGCGCTGGCCGGAGGGCGGAGCCTCTGGCAGCTCGCGCATCTGCCCGTGCTCGCCCCCGCCATGCCGCGCGCCTGGGCGCAGGCCAAGCGGCGCACGCTGCGATGGCAGATGGCCGGTGGGCTGGCGCTCCTCCTCCTCGCCGCGCTGCTGGCCGCCTTCGGCACCGGCCTCGTCGCCGGCTTCGCGCTGCTCGGCGCGCTCCTGCTGGGTGCCGCGCTCCTCCTGCCGCCGATCCTCGTCGCCGTGCTCGACCTCGGTGCGCGCCTCGCCCGCGGCCCCGTGGCGCAGTGGGTCTGGGCCGACGCGCGCCAGCAGGTGCCGGGGCTGAGCCTCGCGCTCATGGCCCTCCTGCTGGCGCTGGCCGCCAACATCGGCGTGGGCACCATGGTGGGCAGCTTCCGCGCCACCTTCACCGGCTGGCTCGACCAGCGGCTGGCGGCCGAGCTCTACCTCACCGCCGCGGATGCCGCCGAGGCGCAGCGGATGCTGCAGTTCCTCGACGGCCGCGTCACGGCCCTGCCCATCGTTTCCGAGGAGGCGCGCGTGGCGGGCATGCCGGGCGAAGTCTTCGGCATCCGCGACCACGCCACCTACCGCGACCACTGGCCCCTGTTGGACGCCGCGCCGGGCGCCTGGGACCGGCTGGCCGCGGGCGAGGGCGCCATGGTCAACGAGCAGGTCGCGCGCCGCGAGGGCCTGTGGACCGGCGACGCGATCGACCTCGGGCGCGCGGGCACCTGGGAGATCGTCGGGGTCTATTCCGACTACGGCAACCCGCGCGGACAGGCCTATCTCGGCGCGAGCAGCTTCTTCGAGGCGTTCCCGGACGCCGTCGCCACCCGCTTCGCCCTGCGCGTCGCCCCCGACGAGGCCCCCGCACTCGCCGACGCGCTGGCCGAGGCGTTCGCGCTGCCGCCCGACCGCTTGGTGGACCAGGCCAGCGTGAAGCGGTTCTCGCTGGAGGTGTTCGACTCCACCTTCGCCGTCACCGCCGCCCTGAATGCCCTGACGCTGGGGGTGGCGGGCTTCGCGCTCTGGGCCTCGCTCGCCACGCTCGCGGGGATGCGCGTGCCGCAGGTCGCCCCGCTCTGGGCGCTGGGCCTCACGCGCCGGCGCATAGCTTTACTGGACGTGGCGCGGGCCGCGGCGCTGGCCGCTCTCACGGCGGTGCTGGCGATCCCCGTGGGCATCGTGCTGGCCTGGGCGCTGCTGGCGGTGGTCAACGTGCTGGCCTTCGGCTGGCTGCTGCCCCTCGCGCTGTTCCCGCTGGACTGGCTGCGCCTCGCTGCCCTCGCCCTCGTCGCGGCGACCCTCGCCGCGGCCCTCCCGGCGCTGCGCCTGTGGCGGATGCCGCCGGCCGACCTCGTGAAGGTGTTCGCCCATGAACGCTAG
- a CDS encoding peptidase translates to MTYCVGLQLDRGLVFMSDTRTNAGVDNVSSYRKTFTWEVPGERAMVLMTAGNLATTQAVVSLLDERNLHPDDRSPSLLTVPSMFQAARLVGETLSTVIGERTNSKGGTFSASMILGGQVAGSPPRLYLIYPEGNFIEAQADTPFFQVGETKYGRPILVRAYDREMSFERAVKLLMVSFDSTIRANLSVGTPLDLQILEADGLRLGYSRRIEETDADWHAISDGWSDALRNAFDSLPDVRF, encoded by the coding sequence ATGACCTACTGCGTCGGCCTCCAGCTCGATCGAGGCCTCGTCTTCATGTCCGACACCCGCACCAACGCCGGCGTCGACAACGTCTCGTCCTACCGCAAGACCTTCACCTGGGAGGTGCCGGGCGAGCGCGCCATGGTGCTGATGACCGCCGGCAACCTCGCCACCACGCAGGCCGTGGTCTCGTTGCTCGACGAGCGCAACCTCCACCCCGACGACCGCAGCCCCTCGCTCCTGACCGTGCCGTCCATGTTCCAGGCCGCCCGCCTCGTGGGCGAGACCCTGTCGACCGTGATCGGCGAGCGCACCAACAGCAAGGGCGGCACCTTCTCGGCCTCCATGATCCTGGGCGGCCAAGTCGCGGGCAGCCCGCCGCGGCTCTACCTGATCTATCCCGAAGGCAACTTCATCGAGGCACAGGCCGACACGCCGTTCTTCCAGGTCGGCGAGACCAAGTACGGCCGCCCGATCCTCGTGCGGGCCTACGACCGCGAGATGAGCTTCGAGCGCGCCGTGAAGCTGCTGATGGTCTCGTTCGACTCCACGATCCGCGCGAACCTGTCGGTGGGCACGCCGCTCGACCTTCAGATCCTGGAAGCCGACGGCCTGCGCCTCGGCTACAGCCGCCGCATCGAGGAGACCGACGCCGACTGGCACGCGATCTCCGACGGCTGGTCCGACGCCCTGCGCAACGCCTTCGACAGCCTGCCCGACGTGCGCTTCTGA
- a CDS encoding flagellar motor protein MotB gives MSDESQRPIIIKRKKAGGGDGHHGGAWKVAYADFVTAMMAFFMLMWLLNATTEKQRKGLSDYFSPTVPLARSSGGGDGALGGQTLTAADGTVQAGSGGLTERQLQGFGEGEAAAVREAAEAILGKGGDSVLEENDRSHVTVRMTDEGLVIELFSIPGSPLFLGGAVPSPLLERLVRTISAQASGVEAGMALAAHVAREPLVRRDRPAWDLSLARVQALRGLVEQGGLPPTRLRRLTGHGDREPAVAPPVDLRNDRVEIVLLRPDA, from the coding sequence ATGAGCGACGAGAGCCAACGCCCCATCATCATCAAGCGCAAGAAGGCGGGGGGCGGCGACGGCCATCACGGCGGCGCGTGGAAGGTGGCCTACGCCGACTTCGTGACGGCGATGATGGCCTTCTTCATGCTCATGTGGCTGCTCAATGCGACCACCGAGAAGCAGCGCAAGGGACTCTCCGACTACTTCAGCCCCACCGTGCCGCTGGCCCGCTCCTCGGGCGGCGGCGACGGGGCGCTGGGGGGGCAGACGCTCACGGCCGCCGACGGCACCGTGCAGGCCGGCTCGGGCGGCCTGACGGAGCGTCAGCTACAGGGCTTCGGCGAGGGCGAGGCCGCCGCCGTGCGCGAGGCGGCCGAGGCGATCCTGGGAAAGGGCGGCGACAGCGTCCTCGAGGAGAACGACCGCTCCCACGTCACCGTGCGCATGACCGACGAGGGGCTGGTGATCGAGCTGTTCTCGATCCCCGGCTCGCCGCTCTTCCTCGGCGGCGCCGTGCCTTCGCCACTGCTGGAGCGGCTGGTTCGCACCATCTCGGCGCAGGCCTCCGGGGTGGAGGCAGGCATGGCGCTGGCCGCCCACGTGGCGCGCGAGCCGCTGGTGCGGCGCGACCGGCCCGCCTGGGACCTTTCGCTCGCGCGAGTGCAGGCGCTGCGCGGTCTGGTGGAGCAGGGCGGGCTGCCGCCAACGCGCCTGCGCCGCCTCACGGGCCACGGCGACCGCGAGCCGGCGGTGGCGCCGCCCGTGGACCTGCGCAACGACCGGGTCGAGATCGTGCTGCTGCGCCCCGATGCCTAA
- a CDS encoding 2'-5' RNA ligase family protein: MDPLIVTLEVDPASDARFQAARRRWFPLHRQQVPAHVTLFHKLPGEDVVAVAGRLEDVAAAHAPLPFRVTAVMPLGRAGAAFRLEVPGLRAVRSQIARGFELAPQDRGGGRPHVTIQNKVAPAVAAAVLQRLQAGFAPWEGTGTGLALWRYRGGPWEAAGAWRFAGAPDG, encoded by the coding sequence ATGGACCCGCTGATCGTCACGCTGGAGGTGGACCCCGCCTCGGACGCCCGCTTCCAGGCGGCGCGCCGGCGCTGGTTCCCGCTGCACCGCCAGCAGGTGCCGGCCCATGTCACGCTGTTCCACAAGCTGCCGGGCGAGGACGTCGTGGCGGTGGCGGGGCGGCTCGAGGACGTGGCCGCGGCCCATGCCCCCCTGCCCTTCCGGGTAACGGCCGTGATGCCGCTGGGGCGCGCCGGCGCGGCCTTCCGGCTCGAGGTGCCGGGGCTGCGCGCGGTGCGCTCGCAGATCGCGCGGGGCTTCGAGCTCGCGCCCCAGGACCGGGGCGGCGGGCGACCCCACGTGACGATCCAGAACAAGGTGGCGCCCGCGGTGGCGGCGGCGGTGCTCCAGCGCCTGCAGGCGGGCTTCGCGCCCTGGGAGGGCACGGGGACCGGCTTGGCGCTGTGGCGCTACCGGGGCGGGCCTTGGGAGGCGGCGGGCGCGTGGCGCTTCGCGGGCGCGCCGGACGGCTGA
- a CDS encoding alpha-E domain-containing protein, which yields MLGKTAGGLLWMFRYLERAENLARLVETGQRIALTRPDTDDASEWASVLESASARAGYDAHHDAVTGEGVSDWLLRHKENPSSVMACLDQARSNAKLVRTALTREVWEGVNEAWMTACTALQRRVPPRDLPRVVGAIRNRSAFVRGTLHGTMLRNDSYDFARLGTFLERADATARLLDVKYYVLLPSAAGVGSRLDNAQWEVILRGVSAENAFRIVHGQARGPEQIAHFLILDGRMPRSLAFCYSKVRNNLDWLHKAYGGEKPECLEMAETMRAKLGACTSIDPIFEEGLHEFLQDFRARNNALSRQVETDYRFYA from the coding sequence ATGCTGGGCAAGACCGCCGGGGGCCTCCTGTGGATGTTCCGCTACCTGGAGCGCGCCGAGAACCTCGCCCGCCTCGTCGAGACCGGGCAGCGCATCGCGCTGACGCGGCCCGACACCGACGACGCCTCGGAATGGGCGTCGGTGCTGGAATCCGCCTCGGCGCGCGCGGGCTACGACGCGCACCACGACGCCGTGACGGGCGAGGGGGTCAGCGACTGGCTCCTGCGCCACAAGGAGAACCCGTCGTCGGTGATGGCCTGCCTCGACCAGGCCCGCTCCAACGCCAAGCTGGTGCGCACCGCGCTGACCCGCGAGGTCTGGGAGGGCGTGAACGAGGCCTGGATGACCGCCTGCACCGCGCTGCAGCGCCGCGTGCCGCCGCGCGACCTGCCGCGGGTGGTGGGCGCGATCCGCAACCGCTCGGCCTTCGTGCGCGGCACGCTCCACGGCACCATGCTGCGCAACGACAGCTACGACTTCGCACGTCTCGGCACCTTCCTGGAGCGGGCCGACGCCACCGCGCGCCTGCTCGACGTGAAGTACTACGTGCTGCTGCCCTCGGCCGCCGGCGTGGGGAGCCGCCTCGACAACGCCCAGTGGGAGGTGATCCTGCGCGGCGTGTCGGCCGAGAACGCCTTCCGCATCGTCCACGGCCAGGCCCGCGGCCCCGAGCAGATCGCCCACTTCCTGATCCTCGACGGGCGCATGCCGCGCTCCCTCGCCTTCTGCTACTCGAAGGTGCGCAACAACCTCGACTGGCTGCACAAGGCCTACGGGGGCGAGAAGCCCGAGTGCCTCGAGATGGCCGAGACGATGCGCGCCAAGCTCGGCGCCTGCACCAGCATCGACCCGATCTTCGAGGAGGGGCTGCACGAGTTCCTCCAGGACTTCCGCGCGCGCAACAACGCGCTCTCGCGCCAAGTCGAGACGGATTACAGGTTCTACGCATGA
- a CDS encoding flagellar hook protein FlgE codes for MTISSSLNAGVTGLNVNASRLATISDNIANSATFGYKRAVAEFHSLVVDQTRGTYSAGGVRVTTGRAVDQRGTLITTNNPTDLAVAGRGMLPVTPASSIASASGETPMRMTTTGSFRADADGYLRTEGGQVLLGWPADQGGIVPSFPRDTVGGLSPVRIDANQYEGDATTEITLGVNLPASETLAGSSGDSIEMTLVYFGNLGQSENLTLTYTPVVPAAGSSNQWTVEIRDEAQAGAVVGDYTVTFDDSRDYGGTIATVQENGAGTYDPVTGAFTINAQSGPIEIDVGKPQEARGLSQLSDVFAPVSVTKNGSPVSKLASIEVDANGFLSAIYDTGFTRTIYQIPVVDVPNANGLQALPNQTYRVSSESGAFYLWDAGDGPVGDLVGFAREESATDVASELTQLIQTQRAYNSNAKVIQTVDEMLQETTNIKR; via the coding sequence ATGACGATCTCCTCCTCGCTCAACGCCGGCGTGACCGGGCTGAACGTGAACGCCAGCCGCCTGGCGACGATCTCCGACAACATCGCGAACTCGGCCACCTTCGGCTACAAGCGCGCCGTGGCCGAGTTCCACTCCCTCGTGGTGGACCAGACCCGCGGCACCTACTCGGCGGGCGGCGTGCGCGTCACCACGGGCCGCGCGGTGGACCAGCGCGGCACGCTCATCACCACCAACAACCCTACCGACCTCGCCGTCGCGGGCCGCGGCATGCTGCCCGTCACGCCCGCCAGCTCCATCGCCAGCGCCAGCGGCGAGACGCCGATGCGCATGACCACCACCGGCTCCTTCCGCGCGGATGCGGACGGCTACCTGCGCACCGAGGGTGGGCAGGTTCTGCTGGGCTGGCCCGCCGACCAGGGCGGCATCGTGCCCTCGTTCCCGCGCGACACCGTAGGCGGGCTGAGCCCGGTGCGCATCGACGCCAACCAGTACGAGGGCGACGCCACCACGGAGATCACGCTCGGCGTGAACCTCCCCGCCTCCGAGACGCTGGCCGGCTCCTCGGGCGACAGCATCGAGATGACGCTGGTCTACTTCGGCAACCTCGGTCAGAGCGAGAACCTCACCCTGACCTACACGCCGGTGGTGCCCGCCGCGGGCTCCTCGAACCAGTGGACCGTGGAGATCCGCGACGAGGCGCAGGCCGGTGCCGTGGTGGGCGACTACACCGTCACCTTCGACGACAGCCGCGACTACGGCGGCACCATCGCCACGGTGCAGGAGAACGGGGCCGGCACCTACGACCCGGTCACCGGCGCCTTCACCATCAACGCCCAGTCCGGCCCCATCGAGATCGACGTCGGCAAGCCGCAGGAGGCGCGGGGCCTCAGCCAGCTCTCGGACGTGTTCGCGCCCGTCTCGGTCACGAAGAACGGCTCGCCCGTCTCGAAGCTCGCCTCGATCGAGGTGGACGCCAACGGCTTCCTCTCGGCGATCTACGACACCGGCTTCACGCGCACGATCTACCAGATTCCGGTGGTCGACGTGCCCAACGCCAACGGCTTGCAGGCGCTGCCGAACCAGACCTACCGCGTCTCCTCGGAGTCGGGCGCGTTCTACCTGTGGGACGCGGGCGACGGCCCGGTGGGCGACCTCGTGGGCTTCGCCCGCGAGGAGAGCGCCACCGACGTTGCCTCGGAGCTGACGCAGCTCATCCAGACGCAGCGCGCCTACAACTCGAACGCCAAGGTCATCCAGACCGTGGACGAGATGCTGCAGGAAACCACCAACATCAAACGCTGA
- a CDS encoding M48 family metalloprotease, which yields MKFAFLAATLAATLAGCGTTYQISEIDPGTASTAARMFAEASSDARRAPAGPAEALARFERVVARVRPVAERLCADELGRGVAACGARIGIDTAMPVPNAYFTYADEAKREPRIMVTVPMLRDVANDDELAFVVAHEYGHLIGQHIQKAEQQALAGALLLGVIAAAATHDMPHTPYRQDLIEDSMSLGGAVGSKAFSQTYELESDTLGTAIARMAGFDPVAGARYFARPAPERAADGGLSFWGTHPPDETRMATVIATNRQIDEHGGLVRKR from the coding sequence ATGAAGTTCGCTTTCCTCGCCGCCACGCTCGCGGCGACCCTCGCCGGTTGCGGCACCACCTACCAGATTTCCGAGATCGACCCGGGCACCGCCAGCACGGCGGCGCGCATGTTCGCCGAGGCCTCCTCCGATGCCCGGCGCGCCCCGGCGGGCCCCGCGGAGGCCCTCGCGCGCTTCGAACGAGTGGTCGCCCGCGTCCGGCCTGTGGCCGAGCGCCTCTGCGCCGATGAGCTGGGCCGGGGCGTCGCGGCCTGCGGCGCGCGGATCGGCATCGACACGGCGATGCCCGTGCCCAACGCCTACTTCACCTACGCGGACGAGGCGAAGCGCGAGCCGCGGATCATGGTCACCGTGCCGATGCTGCGCGACGTGGCCAACGACGACGAGCTCGCCTTCGTGGTGGCCCACGAGTACGGGCACCTGATCGGCCAGCACATCCAGAAGGCGGAGCAGCAGGCACTGGCCGGCGCGCTGCTTCTCGGCGTGATCGCCGCGGCGGCGACCCACGACATGCCGCACACGCCGTACCGGCAGGACCTCATCGAGGACAGCATGTCACTCGGCGGCGCGGTCGGGAGCAAGGCCTTCTCGCAGACCTACGAGCTGGAGAGCGACACGCTCGGCACCGCCATCGCGCGCATGGCGGGCTTCGATCCCGTGGCCGGCGCGCGCTACTTCGCCCGGCCGGCGCCGGAGCGGGCCGCCGATGGCGGGCTGTCGTTCTGGGGCACCCATCCGCCCGACGAGACCCGCATGGCCACCGTGATCGCCACGAACCGGCAGATCGACGAGCATGGGGGCCTGGTCCGCAAGCGCTAG
- a CDS encoding ABC transporter ATP-binding protein — translation MLLEVRDVAKTFDTADGPLRVLDGVSFDLEGGETLALTGESGSGKSTLLHLLAGLDTPDAGTIRIDGTDIAAAGDAERAALRRDAVGLVFQQFNLIPSLRVRDNLAFHARLAGREADPGPIAERLGLADFLGRWPEQLSGGQQQRVAIGRTLLARPRLVLADEPTGNLDEATGDAVLDLMVESADASGAGLLMVTHSERLAARMGRRLHLRAGALA, via the coding sequence ATGCTCCTGGAAGTCCGCGACGTCGCGAAGACCTTCGACACGGCGGACGGCCCCCTCCGGGTGCTCGACGGCGTGTCCTTCGACCTGGAGGGCGGCGAGACGCTCGCCCTCACCGGCGAGAGCGGGTCGGGCAAGTCCACGCTTCTCCACCTCCTCGCCGGTCTCGACACGCCGGATGCGGGCACCATCCGCATCGACGGCACCGACATCGCTGCCGCGGGCGACGCGGAGCGCGCGGCCCTGCGCCGCGACGCGGTGGGGCTGGTGTTCCAGCAGTTCAACCTGATCCCCTCCTTGCGCGTGCGCGACAACCTCGCCTTCCACGCCCGCCTCGCCGGGCGCGAGGCCGACCCCGGCCCCATCGCCGAGCGCCTCGGCCTCGCGGACTTCCTCGGCCGCTGGCCCGAGCAGCTCTCGGGCGGGCAGCAGCAGCGCGTCGCCATCGGCCGCACGCTCCTCGCGCGCCCCCGCCTCGTGCTGGCCGACGAGCCCACGGGCAACCTCGACGAGGCGACCGGCGACGCCGTGCTCGACCTCATGGTCGAGAGCGCCGACGCCTCGGGCGCGGGCCTCCTGATGGTCACCCACTCCGAGCGGCTGGCGGCGCGCATGGGGCGGCGCCTGCACCTGCGCGCGGGCGCGCTGGCGTGA